AGGGGTGAAGATGACGGGGAATCAAAAGGAGAGGGCCCTGTCCTCCTCCGGGCGAAGAAGGGGCTCGTATGCCCCGCCTGTGATGAGGCGCTAACCCCCGTGGACTACCAGTATACGGGAAACGCCGTCTACCACTGCCGTGCGTGCGGCGGCACCTTCGTCCCCCGGAGATCTGCAGGCAACATCCACCGCCGGCTGGTTGCAGGAAAAAAGAGGGCGGAGAAGCTCCTGAAAAAAGGCCAGGGCGGCGAAGACGGGGAACCGGGGGGGAGCGGATTTGCGCGCCTTGCCCGCCAACCCGGGGAAGAGCACTTCTTCCTCCCCATACCCGCCGTGATCCCCGTCGACTCTGATGTGAGGCTGGGCATCATCCCCTACGTGACCTTCTCCGTCATCGGCCTCCTTCTGCTCTTCTTCCTGGCGGGAAAGGTCTTTTTCCCTGGGTCGCGGGAGGTCGCCGGAGCGGTTGCCCTGGTGGCGGGTGGGGGCCTCGGCAGCCCGATCAGGATCCTGGGGTACGGCCTCTTCCACACCCACCTGTTGCCCCTGGCCGTAAATGGCGCGTTTATCTTCATCGCCGGGTCGCCGCTGGAAGAACGCCTCTCTCCCGCGAAACTCATCCTCCTTTTCTTCGCCGGAACGGTTACCTGCGGCCTGGTCCATCTTTTGTCCGGACAACCGGGCGGGCAGATCCTCGGGGCTTCCGGGGG
This genomic interval from Deltaproteobacteria bacterium contains the following:
- a CDS encoding rhomboid family intramembrane serine protease, with translation MVPVTRGDTVVDVCPTCKAIWFDSGEMALLKEEGFSADRGEDDGESKGEGPVLLRAKKGLVCPACDEALTPVDYQYTGNAVYHCRACGGTFVPRRSAGNIHRRLVAGKKRAEKLLKKGQGGEDGEPGGSGFARLARQPGEEHFFLPIPAVIPVDSDVRLGIIPYVTFSVIGLLLLFFLAGKVFFPGSREVAGAVALVAGGGLGSPIRILGYGLFHTHLLPLAVNGAFIFIAGSPLEERLSPAKLILLFFAGTVTCGLVHLLSGQPGGQILGASGG